A window of Zingiber officinale cultivar Zhangliang chromosome 5A, Zo_v1.1, whole genome shotgun sequence contains these coding sequences:
- the LOC121980905 gene encoding glutamate receptor 3.1-like: protein MKLALLLFLAIFLNLFLSGLNMNDSTMRPATVHVGAIFSHNTTIGRVAKVAIDAAVRDVNADPSILRGTKLAVVMQDSNCNNLIGVVQALQFMETDIVAIIGPQSSVIAHVISHVSNELQVPLVSFAATDPTLNSLQYPFFVRSIQSDHFQMAAVADLVDHYQWNQVIAIFIDDDHGRNGVTSLGDKLAEKRHMISCKAALRPGATSSDIMDLLVKVALMGSRIIVLHVSPDIGIKIFSTARYLGMMSNGYVWIATDWLSSLLDSSAPLDATTMETMQGVLSLRQHTADSKLKNMLISRWSQLIKNEKAENFKLNSYGLYAYDTVWLVSHALDAFFSDGGRVSFSNDSNLLDTEGGSLHLEAMSVFDQGQVLLDKILSTSFDGVTGKFQFDHERNLIQPAYDLLNIIGTGWRTIGYWSNYSGLSIVSPEKLYEKPANLSTSNQQLLNVIWPGDTMAKPRGWVFPNNGKELRIGVPKRFSFRQFVSVSSDGNDIKGFCIDVFTAAVNLLPYPLPYRFLPYGNGHENPSYAKLAEMVALGEFDAAVGDMTIVTNRTKIVDFTQPYAESGLVLLTAMKKTNSGAWSFLQPFTWEMWCVTAISLLVIGAVIWILEHRLNDEFRGPPRKQIVTVFWFSFSTLFFAHRENTVSATGRMILIIWLFVVLIIQSSYTANLTSILTVQHLQSPVTGIDNLIASDEPIGFQGGSFTENYLAEELGISRSRLIALGPPEDYARALELGPNNGGVAAVVDELPYIQLFLSTQCKFAVVGSEFTRNGWGFAFPRDSPLAVDFSTAILTLSENGDLQRIHDKWLSTDVCSSDINELDSESLQIRSFLGLFLICGMTCVLALLIYFVTVICQYLRHCPTEEANSSAVGSLQRFFSFIDEKEEDAKNRSKRRRVQQEESSVVGSGSLNTNSSNQSSVGFNSTISP from the exons CCTCAATATGAATGACTCCACCATGAGGCCTGCTACAGTGCACGTTGGTGCCATTTTTTCACACAATACCACCATTGGAAGAGTTGCCAAGGTTGCAATTGATGCTGCAGTGAGAGACGTCAATGCAGATCCAAGCATTCTCCGAGGCACCAAACTTGCTGTTGTAATGCAAGACTCCAATTGCAACAACCTCATAGGCGTTGTTCAAG CCTTGCAGTTCATGGAGACGGACATTGTTGCCATCATTGGCCCGCAGTCGTCTGTGATTGCTCATGTCATTTCGCATGTTTCGAATGAGCTCCAAGTCCCTCTTGTGTCCTTTGCTGCAACGGATCCCACACTTAACTCTCTGCAATATCCCTTCTTTGTCCGGAGCATCCAAAGTGACCACTTCCAAATGGCTGCTGTTGCTGATCTAGTCGATCATTATCAGTGGAACCAGGTTATAGCAATCTTCATCGACGATGATCATGGTCGAAATGGAGTAACTTCTCTCGGAGATAAGCTTGCAGAAAAGCGCCACATGATATCATGCAAGGCTGCATTGCGGCCCGGGGCTACATCAAGCGACATCATGGACTTGTTGGTGAAGGTTGCACTCATGGGTTCAAGGATTATTGTCCTACATGTGAGCCCAGATATCGGTATCAAAATTTTCTCGACAGCAAGATACCTCGGTATGATGTCGAATGGGTATGTTTGGATAGCAACAGATTGGCTTTCTTCTCTGTTAGATTCTTCCGCGCCGTTGGATGCAACAACTATGGAGACAATGCAAGGAGTTCTTTCACTGCGCCAGCATACTGCAGATTCAAAGCTCAAGAACATGCTAATTTCAAGATGGAGCCAACTAATCAAGAATGAGAAGGCTGAAAATTTCAAGTTGAACTCTTATGGACTGTATGCTTACGATACTGTTTGGTTGGTTTCTCATGCATTGGATGCCTTTTTCAGCGATGGAGGGAGGGTTTCATTTTCTAATGACTCGAATTTGCTTGACACGGAGGGAGGGAGCCTACATCTCGAGGCCATGAGTGTGTTTGATCAGGGACAGGTTTTGCTGGACAAGATTCTCAGCACAAGTTTTGATGGTGTAACTGGTAAATTCCAGTTTGATCATGAAAGGAATCTGATTCAACCAGCCTATGATTTGCTCAATATAATAGGAACTGGGTGGAGAACAATTGGTTACTGGTCAAATTATTCTGGTTTGTCAATTGTATCTCCTGAAAAGTTGTATGAAAAACCAGCAAATCTTTCCACTTCAAATCAACAACTGCTCAATGTGATTTGGCCCGGTGATACCATGGCCAAACCTCGCGGATGGGTCTTCCCTAACAATGGAAAGGAACTGAGAATTGGAGTTCCAAAAAGATTTAGTTTCAGACAATTTGTTTCAGTATCATCAGATGGCAACGACATCAAAGGTTTCTGTATAGACGTGTTCACTGCTGCAGTCAACTTGTTGCCTTATCCTCTTCCCTACAGATTCTTACCCTACGGAAATGGCCATGAGAATCCCAGCTATGCGAAGCTCGCTGAAATGGTTGCATTGGGT GAATTTGATGCTGCCGTTGGTGACATGACCATAGTAACAAATCGAACTAAGATTGTCGATTTTACACAGCCATATGCTGAATCTGGGCTTGTACTACTGACCGCCATGAAAAAGACTAACTCCGGCGCATGGTCTTTCTTGCAGCCGTTTACTTGGGAAATGTGGTGTGTCACGGCGATCTCCTTACTTGTAATAGGAGCAGTGATTTGGATCCTCGAGCACCGGCTCAACGATGAATTCCGTGGCCCTCCTAGAAAACAGATAGTTACTGTGTTTTG GTTCAGCTTCTCAACTCTATTCTTTGCACACA GGGAAAACACTGTAAGCGCTACAGGGCGTATGATCCTCATAATATGGCTCTTCGTCGTGCTGATAATTCAGTCGAGCTACACAGCGAATCTGACCTCAATTCTAACTGTCCAACATCTGCAATCGCCAGTAACAGGCATTGATAACTTGATTGCTAGCGATGAGCCTATAGGGTTCCAAGGCGGTTCATTTACTGAAAACTATCTCGCCGAGGAGCTTGGCATTTCGAGGTCCAGACTAATCGCTCTTGGTCCCCCTGAAGACTACGCAAGAGCACTTGAGCTTGGACCAAACAATGGAGGTGTTGCCGCTGTGGTGGATGAGCTGCCCTATATCCAGCTCTTTCTCTCGACTCAATGCAAGTTTGCTGTGGTAGGATCAGAATTTACCCGAAACGGCTGGGGATTC GCATTTCCGAGGGACTCTCCTTTAGCCGTCGACTTCTCTACTGCGATCCTTACGCTGTCAGAGAACGGCGATCTCCAACGAATCCACGACAAGTGGCTGAGCACGGACGTGTGCAGCTCCGACATCAACGAGCTCGATTCTGAATCCCTCCAAATAAGAAGCTTCTTGGGTCTGTTTTTGATATGTGGAATGACGTGTGTTCTTGCTTTGCTCATATATTTCGTAACCGTGATTTGCCAATATCTTCGCCACTGTCCCACGGAGGAGGCCAATTCTTCCGCGGTGGGCAGCCTGCAGAGGTTCTTCTCTTTCATtgatgagaaggaagaagatgccaAGAACAGGTCGAAAAGAAGAAGGGTGCAACAAGAAGAAAGCAGTGTGGTTGGCAGTGGAAGTCTCAATACGAATAGTTCCAATCAAAGTTCTGTGGGATTTAACTCTACTATATCTCCGTAA